The Streptomyces sp. NBC_00344 genome includes a window with the following:
- a CDS encoding ABC transporter substrate-binding protein, giving the protein MARITTRKRRTTGIVMSLAAGSLLVPLSGCGAADMTKQSSPFAAAKGAKSVTLSVQSWVGAQSNVAVAKYLLEHKMGYRVDTVQVDEIPAWDALSQGRVDAILEDWGHPDQEKRYVEDKKTITAGGDLGVTGHIGWFVPTYWARKHPGVTDWKNLNKYAGRLRTAESGDKGQLMDGSPSYVTNDKALVKNLKLNYEVVFAGSEAAQITQIQQFAKEKKPFLTYWYEPQWLFNEVPMTEVKLPDYTDKCGNEGAKDPASVDCAYPKTPLQKYLNTEFAKTGGDAAKLLKNFKWTKDDQNKVSEMIASEGLSADEAAKRWVEKNPHIWEKWIPAKK; this is encoded by the coding sequence ATGGCTCGTATCACCACACGCAAGCGCCGGACAACCGGCATCGTCATGTCATTGGCGGCCGGCTCACTGCTGGTCCCGCTCAGCGGCTGCGGTGCGGCCGACATGACGAAGCAGTCCTCACCCTTCGCCGCCGCCAAGGGGGCCAAGTCGGTGACGCTCTCGGTGCAGAGCTGGGTCGGCGCTCAGTCCAATGTCGCCGTCGCCAAATACCTCCTCGAGCACAAGATGGGCTACCGCGTCGACACCGTCCAGGTGGACGAGATTCCTGCCTGGGACGCGCTCAGCCAGGGGCGGGTCGACGCCATCCTCGAGGACTGGGGCCACCCGGACCAGGAGAAGCGGTACGTCGAGGACAAGAAGACGATCACGGCGGGCGGGGACCTCGGGGTCACCGGCCACATCGGCTGGTTCGTTCCGACGTACTGGGCGCGCAAGCACCCCGGCGTCACGGACTGGAAGAACCTCAACAAGTACGCCGGCCGGCTGCGTACGGCGGAGAGCGGTGACAAGGGCCAGTTGATGGACGGCTCGCCTTCCTACGTCACCAACGACAAGGCCCTGGTGAAGAACCTCAAGCTGAACTACGAGGTCGTCTTCGCCGGTTCCGAGGCGGCGCAGATCACCCAGATCCAGCAGTTCGCCAAGGAGAAGAAGCCCTTCCTCACGTACTGGTACGAGCCTCAGTGGCTGTTCAACGAGGTACCGATGACGGAGGTCAAACTCCCGGACTACACGGACAAGTGCGGGAACGAGGGCGCCAAGGACCCGGCGTCGGTCGACTGTGCCTATCCGAAGACCCCTCTGCAGAAGTACCTCAACACCGAGTTCGCGAAGACCGGCGGCGACGCCGCGAAGCTCCTGAAGAACTTCAAGTGGACGAAGGACGACCAGAACAAGGTCTCCGAGATGATCGCATCCGAAGGGCTCTCGGCTGACGAGGCGGCCAAGCGCTGGGTGGAGAAGAACCCGCACATCTGGGAGAAGTGGATCCCTGCCAAGAAGTGA